The Chryseobacterium sp. 52 genome includes a region encoding these proteins:
- a CDS encoding cytidine deaminase: protein MKKDIQISYEHFKNSSELSDIEKTLFERAIQARENAYAPYSNFLVGCSVLLENGEIYSGNNQENAAYPSGLCAERTTLFWVAANFPNVKVKKIFVVGGPKEFHEKNPPIPPCGACRQSLIEYETKQNENIDLYFSSMNDEVVKVHSIKDLLPFYFDSTFL, encoded by the coding sequence ATGAAAAAAGACATACAGATCAGTTACGAGCATTTTAAAAATAGCAGTGAACTGAGCGATATAGAAAAAACATTATTTGAGAGAGCAATACAGGCCCGTGAAAATGCTTATGCTCCTTATTCGAATTTCCTTGTAGGATGTTCTGTTTTGCTGGAGAACGGTGAAATTTATTCCGGAAACAATCAGGAAAATGCGGCTTATCCGTCAGGATTGTGTGCAGAAAGAACGACTCTTTTCTGGGTAGCAGCCAATTTCCCGAATGTAAAAGTGAAAAAGATTTTTGTAGTGGGTGGTCCTAAGGAGTTCCACGAAAAAAATCCTCCAATTCCACCTTGTGGAGCCTGCAGACAAAGTTTAATAGAATATGAAACGAAGCAGAACGAAAATATAGATCTCTATTTTTCAAGTATGAATGATGAAGTGGTGAAAGTACATTCCATCAAGGATCTGTTACCGTTTTATTTTGATTCGACATTTTTGTAA
- the namA gene encoding NADPH dehydrogenase NamA, whose product MLYTSIKFRNIELKNRWVMSPMCMYSCENGMANDFHFVHYGSRTQGGTGLIMVEATGVEPRGRITNHCMGIWNDQQAEALKKIVDFVHNRSESKIGIQLAHAGRKGSTWNNLQIPLEEGWETVAPSAVPYHPSERIPHVLTVEEIKEQVQNFKEAAKRAVHAGFDSIEIHGAHGYLVHQFLSPLSNIRTDEYGGSFENRIRFLLEIVDAVNEELDDNTALFVRISGTEYAENGWNITDSVELAKVLKEHAVDLVDVSSGGNIHGAKIPVFDGYQVPFSSQVRNEAGVKTAAVGLITTVNQAEEILQKGDADLIFVAREILRNPYIAIQGAFEMKENCFFPHQYTRAKISS is encoded by the coding sequence ATGCTATATACATCCATAAAATTCAGAAATATAGAGTTAAAAAACAGATGGGTAATGTCTCCCATGTGTATGTATTCATGCGAAAACGGGATGGCCAATGATTTCCATTTTGTTCACTACGGAAGCAGAACACAAGGGGGAACAGGACTGATTATGGTTGAGGCCACCGGAGTTGAGCCCAGAGGAAGAATTACCAATCACTGTATGGGAATCTGGAATGATCAGCAGGCAGAAGCGCTGAAAAAAATTGTTGATTTTGTTCATAACCGTTCAGAAAGCAAGATCGGAATCCAGCTTGCGCACGCCGGAAGAAAAGGTTCCACCTGGAATAATCTGCAGATTCCTCTTGAAGAAGGCTGGGAGACTGTTGCACCGAGTGCTGTTCCTTATCATCCTTCTGAGAGAATTCCACACGTTCTTACCGTGGAAGAAATCAAGGAACAGGTTCAAAATTTTAAAGAGGCAGCGAAAAGAGCGGTACATGCCGGTTTTGACAGCATAGAAATTCATGGAGCACACGGATATCTGGTTCACCAGTTTTTATCACCGCTTTCCAATATCAGAACAGACGAATACGGCGGAAGTTTTGAAAACCGGATTCGCTTCCTCCTGGAGATTGTAGATGCAGTCAATGAAGAGCTGGATGATAATACAGCCCTTTTTGTAAGAATTTCAGGAACCGAATATGCTGAAAACGGATGGAACATCACCGACAGTGTAGAGCTGGCCAAAGTTTTAAAAGAACATGCTGTAGATCTGGTAGATGTTTCAAGTGGAGGGAATATTCATGGAGCGAAAATTCCTGTATTTGATGGCTATCAGGTTCCGTTTTCATCACAGGTCAGAAATGAAGCGGGAGTAAAAACCGCAGCCGTAGGATTAATTACCACCGTAAATCAGGCTGAAGAAATCTTACAGAAAGGAGATGCAGATCTGATATTTGTGGCAAGAGAGATCTTGAGAAATCCATATATTGCTATTCAGGGAGCATTTGAAATGAAAGAAAACTGTTTCTTCCCTCACCAGTATACAAGAGCAAAAATTTCATCCTAA